The following coding sequences lie in one Maribacter forsetii DSM 18668 genomic window:
- the rsmI gene encoding 16S rRNA (cytidine(1402)-2'-O)-methyltransferase, whose amino-acid sequence MGKLYLVPTPIGNLEDMTLRAIRVLKEVDLILAEDTRTSGKLLHHFEIGTQMKSHHMHNEHKMVDFLVEKLKGGENIALISDAGTPAISDPGFLLTRACVEAGVEVECLPGATAFVPALVNSGLPNDKFVFEGFLPVKKGRQTRLKLLAEEPRTIIFYESPHKLLKTLGNFVEYFGAERPVSVSRELTKLYEETVRGTAEEVLKHFTEKPPKGEIVIIVGGNK is encoded by the coding sequence ATGGGAAAACTTTATTTAGTACCTACACCGATCGGTAATTTAGAGGATATGACCTTAAGGGCTATTAGGGTTCTTAAAGAGGTGGATTTAATTCTGGCGGAAGACACACGTACTAGCGGAAAGCTCTTGCATCATTTTGAAATTGGTACGCAAATGAAAAGTCACCACATGCACAATGAGCATAAAATGGTAGATTTTTTGGTTGAAAAATTGAAGGGAGGAGAAAATATTGCATTAATTTCAGATGCGGGTACACCGGCAATTTCCGATCCCGGATTTCTTTTGACAAGGGCTTGTGTTGAAGCAGGTGTAGAAGTTGAATGTTTGCCAGGGGCAACAGCTTTTGTACCGGCATTGGTCAATAGTGGTTTACCTAATGATAAGTTTGTATTTGAAGGGTTTTTGCCCGTAAAAAAAGGAAGACAAACACGTTTAAAGTTATTGGCAGAAGAGCCACGTACTATAATCTTCTATGAATCTCCGCATAAGCTATTAAAGACTTTAGGGAATTTCGTGGAATATTTTGGCGCTGAAAGACCTGTTTCCGTTTCAAGGGAACTTACCAAACTTTACGAAGAAACTGTTCGTGGTACTGCAGAAGAAGTTCTAAAGCATTTTACCGAAAAACCACCAAAAGGGGAAATTGTTATTATTGTTGGAGGGAATAAGTAG
- a CDS encoding thymidine kinase: MFLENTVNHKEQFGWIEVIAGSMFSGKTEELIRRLKRAQFAKLKVEIFKPMIDTRYDDEMVVSHDANEIRSTPVPAAANIRILADTCDVIGIDEAQFFDDEIVTVCNDLANKGVRVIVAGLDMDFKGKPFGPMPALMATAEYVTKVHAICTRTGNLANYSYRKSSNDNLVMLGEVNEYEPLSRGAYYKAMLKEKVKIMDVKSEEVDSLKKKQNG; encoded by the coding sequence ATGTTTCTTGAAAACACAGTTAATCATAAAGAACAATTCGGCTGGATAGAGGTCATTGCCGGATCTATGTTTTCTGGAAAGACAGAAGAATTGATCCGTAGACTTAAACGAGCGCAGTTTGCCAAATTAAAGGTTGAAATCTTTAAACCGATGATAGACACTCGTTATGATGATGAAATGGTAGTATCGCATGATGCCAATGAAATACGCTCCACACCCGTACCCGCAGCTGCCAATATTCGCATTCTTGCAGATACCTGTGATGTAATCGGTATTGATGAAGCTCAATTTTTTGATGATGAAATAGTTACCGTATGTAACGATCTGGCCAACAAAGGTGTTAGAGTAATTGTCGCGGGGCTAGATATGGACTTTAAAGGAAAACCTTTTGGTCCCATGCCTGCTCTTATGGCTACTGCAGAATATGTTACTAAAGTTCATGCCATTTGTACTCGCACGGGCAATTTGGCAAATTACAGTTATAGAAAATCCAGCAACGATAATTTAGTGATGTTGGGTGAAGTAAATGAATATGAGCCTTTAAGCAGAGGTGCATATTACAAGGCTATGCTTAAGGAAAAGGTGAAAATCATGGATGTAAAATCCGAGGAGGTCGATTCTCTCAAAAAAAAGCAAAATGGCTAA
- the alr gene encoding alanine racemase: protein MAKAEETILEIDLKALGHNYKYLRSKIKPNTKFMAVVKAYAYGSDSVAIAKQLENLGADYFAVAYVNEGITLREGGITAPILVLHPQKVHFKTLIENNLEPSVYSKNILSDFITTAKEMDKTDYPIHLKFNTGLNRLGFSADDLPEISTLIQQQNSIKVIALLSHLAATEDPNETDFTNLQLERFDAICKKADILLKTETLKHVLNTSGIINYPHAQYDMVRSGIGLYGYGNEPHVDADLQPVMTLKTIISQKHVIVTGESVGYNRKYKSDHKTVTATLPIGHADGIGREYGRGKTYVSIHGQLAPIVGNVCMDMIMVDVTNIECEEGDEVEVFGKNLSANKFSETAQTITYELLTGLSQRIKRVLTN, encoded by the coding sequence ATGGCTAAGGCAGAAGAGACCATTTTAGAAATTGACCTAAAGGCACTTGGACATAATTACAAGTATTTACGCTCTAAAATTAAGCCCAACACTAAATTTATGGCAGTAGTAAAAGCCTATGCCTATGGCAGTGATTCTGTAGCTATTGCCAAACAGCTTGAAAATTTAGGTGCCGATTATTTTGCAGTAGCTTACGTGAACGAAGGCATCACGCTGAGAGAAGGTGGTATTACCGCTCCTATCTTAGTTCTTCACCCCCAGAAAGTCCATTTTAAAACGCTCATAGAAAACAATCTTGAGCCAAGTGTATATTCTAAAAATATACTGTCGGATTTCATTACAACAGCCAAAGAAATGGATAAGACAGATTACCCTATTCATTTAAAATTTAATACAGGACTAAATAGACTTGGATTTTCTGCGGATGATTTACCGGAAATCTCTACGCTTATTCAGCAACAAAATTCAATAAAGGTGATTGCGCTATTATCGCATTTAGCAGCCACCGAAGACCCTAATGAGACCGACTTCACTAACCTTCAATTAGAACGGTTTGATGCTATTTGTAAAAAGGCAGATATTCTATTGAAAACCGAGACTCTAAAGCATGTGCTAAATACTTCGGGTATTATAAATTACCCACATGCACAGTATGATATGGTTAGAAGTGGAATTGGACTATACGGTTATGGTAACGAACCACATGTAGATGCTGATCTACAACCCGTAATGACTTTAAAAACAATTATTTCTCAAAAGCATGTTATAGTAACAGGTGAATCTGTTGGTTATAATCGTAAATACAAATCTGATCATAAAACTGTAACCGCTACCTTGCCTATAGGTCATGCAGACGGTATTGGTAGAGAATATGGCCGTGGTAAAACTTATGTAAGTATACACGGTCAATTAGCACCTATAGTCGGTAACGTTTGTATGGATATGATTATGGTCGATGTCACTAATATTGAATGCGAAGAAGGAGATGAAGTAGAGGTTTTTGGAAAAAACCTTTCTGCAAACAAATTTTCAGAAACAGCCCAAACCATAACGTATGAGCTACTTACGGGACTTTCTCAACGTATTAAACGAGTTTTAACAAATTGA
- the mscL gene encoding large conductance mechanosensitive channel protein MscL, which translates to MLKEFKDFIMTGNVIDLAVAVLLAGAMGLVVSGFVGDIMMPIVGHFSGGVDFADLKVVLDEAVVGADGAVAKPENAILYGKWINAIINLIIVGFVLFMIVKAYNKTKTPPAPVEEAPKGPTAEELLAEIRDALKK; encoded by the coding sequence ATGTTAAAAGAATTTAAGGATTTTATTATGACAGGTAATGTCATAGATTTAGCCGTAGCCGTATTACTTGCAGGTGCTATGGGATTAGTAGTTAGCGGATTTGTTGGCGATATTATGATGCCAATAGTAGGTCACTTCAGTGGAGGTGTCGATTTTGCTGACTTAAAAGTAGTATTAGATGAGGCTGTAGTAGGTGCTGATGGCGCTGTTGCTAAACCAGAAAATGCAATTCTTTATGGTAAATGGATAAATGCAATTATCAACTTGATCATCGTTGGTTTTGTATTGTTTATGATCGTTAAAGCTTACAACAAAACTAAAACTCCACCAGCTCCAGTAGAAGAGGCTCCAAAAGGACCAACTGCAGAAGAGTTATTGGCAGAAATAAGAGATGCTTTAAAAAAGTAA
- a CDS encoding aspartate-semialdehyde dehydrogenase — MKVAVIGATGMVGDVMLKVLAERNFPLSELLLVASERSVGKKMTFKGKEHTVIGLADAVAARPNIAIFSAGGDTSLEWAPKFAEVGTTVVDNSSAWRMDPTKKLVVPEINAHELTAEDKIIANPNCSTIQLVMALHPLHNKYKMKRVVVSTYQSVSGTGVKAVKQLENEIAGVQGEMAYPYPIGRNALPHCDVFMENGYTKEEMKLAREPQKILDDRTFSISATAVRIPTAGGHSESVNVEFENDFELNEVRRLLNEMPGVTVQDNPDTNTYPMPIYAHDKDEVFVGRIRRDETQRNTLNMWIVADNLRKGAATNAVQISEYLVEKGLV, encoded by the coding sequence ATGAAAGTAGCTGTAATTGGTGCCACAGGCATGGTTGGCGATGTAATGTTGAAAGTATTGGCAGAACGTAATTTTCCATTATCGGAGTTATTATTGGTAGCCTCTGAACGTTCTGTAGGTAAAAAGATGACCTTTAAAGGAAAAGAACATACGGTTATAGGCTTAGCTGATGCGGTAGCCGCAAGACCAAATATTGCCATATTCTCTGCGGGTGGTGACACCTCTTTAGAATGGGCTCCTAAATTTGCAGAAGTAGGAACTACGGTAGTAGATAACTCCTCTGCCTGGAGAATGGACCCAACCAAAAAATTGGTTGTACCTGAAATCAATGCTCATGAGCTTACGGCAGAAGATAAAATCATTGCAAACCCTAACTGCTCTACCATTCAATTGGTAATGGCATTGCACCCTTTACACAACAAATACAAAATGAAACGTGTGGTTGTTTCTACCTATCAGTCGGTTTCCGGTACTGGCGTAAAAGCAGTAAAACAATTGGAAAATGAAATTGCCGGCGTGCAAGGAGAAATGGCTTACCCTTACCCAATTGGTAGAAATGCATTGCCTCACTGTGACGTTTTCATGGAAAACGGATACACTAAAGAAGAAATGAAATTAGCTCGCGAACCACAGAAAATTCTTGATGATCGCACTTTCTCAATTAGCGCAACAGCAGTACGTATACCTACCGCTGGTGGGCATTCAGAATCTGTAAACGTAGAGTTTGAAAATGATTTTGAGCTAAACGAAGTGCGTCGTTTGTTAAATGAAATGCCTGGTGTTACAGTTCAAGATAATCCAGACACCAACACCTACCCAATGCCAATCTATGCTCATGATAAAGATGAGGTTTTTGTTGGTCGTATACGTAGAGATGAAACGCAAAGAAATACTTTGAACATGTGGATCGTTGCAGATAACCTTAGAAAAGGTGCAGCAACAAACGCTGTTCAAATCTCAGAATACCTAGTAGAAAAAGGCTTAGTATAA
- a CDS encoding prolyl oligopeptidase family serine peptidase has protein sequence MKKVIPALLVFALISSCKNESKPEPITVNYPVTAKVDTVDTYFGTEIKDPYRWLEDDRSPETEAWVKEQNKTTFGYLEHIPFRNDLKNRLEKLWNYEKLGSPFKNGDYTYFYKNDGLQNQYVVYRAKGDEEPEVFLDPNTFSEDGTTSLAGLSFTKDGSLAAYLISEGGSDWRKAIILNAETKEIVEDTLIDIKFSGLSWKGKEGFYYSSYDKPKGSELSAKTDQHKVYYHKLGTSQKDDELIFGGTPAEKHRYIGAYVTEDNKYLLISASVSTSGNKLFIKNLEDPNGLLIPMVEDTDSDNYVIDNIGSKLYIVTNRNAPNKKIVTVDAANPEAKNWVDFIPETENVLSPNTGGGYFFTEYMVDAISKVIQYDYDGKLIREVELPGIGSVGGFGGDKEDKELYFSFTNYNTPSSTYKYDPTTGEYELYWKPEIDFNPNNYTSEQVFYASKDGTKVPMIITYKKGTELNGKNPTILYAYGGFNVSLTPSFSIGNAVWMEQGGIYAVPNLRGGGEYGKKWHDAGIKTKKQNVFDDFIAAAEYLVENKYTSKEYLAIRGGSNGGLLVGATMTQRPDLMQVALPAVGVMDMLRYHTFTAGAGWAYDYGTAEDDDEMFQYLKGYSPVHNVKAGTAYPATLVTTGDHDDRVVPAHSFKFAAELQEKQVGTNPTLIRIETNAGHGAGTPVSKTIEQYADIFGFTLYNMGYTELPNKSVLKEFKE, from the coding sequence ATGAAAAAAGTAATACCAGCGCTACTTGTCTTTGCGCTAATCTCTTCCTGTAAAAACGAATCTAAACCTGAACCTATTACTGTGAATTATCCTGTTACCGCAAAAGTTGATACTGTAGATACTTATTTTGGAACCGAAATTAAAGACCCCTATCGTTGGTTAGAAGATGATAGAAGCCCAGAAACAGAAGCTTGGGTAAAAGAACAGAACAAAACTACTTTCGGGTATTTAGAACATATTCCCTTTAGAAATGATCTAAAAAATCGTCTTGAAAAACTATGGAACTATGAGAAATTAGGTTCTCCATTTAAAAATGGCGACTATACCTATTTCTATAAAAATGACGGACTGCAAAATCAATATGTAGTGTACAGAGCCAAAGGTGATGAAGAACCAGAAGTTTTTTTAGATCCGAATACATTTTCTGAAGATGGCACAACTTCTCTCGCAGGTTTAAGCTTTACTAAAGATGGCTCATTGGCTGCCTACCTTATTTCTGAAGGTGGTAGCGATTGGCGAAAAGCGATAATTTTAAATGCCGAAACCAAAGAGATCGTTGAAGACACCCTTATTGATATTAAATTCAGCGGACTCTCTTGGAAAGGTAAAGAAGGCTTTTACTATTCCAGCTATGATAAACCAAAAGGTAGTGAGCTATCGGCTAAAACTGACCAACATAAAGTATACTATCATAAATTAGGTACTTCTCAAAAAGATGATGAACTTATATTTGGTGGTACTCCAGCAGAAAAGCATCGTTATATAGGGGCCTATGTTACCGAAGACAATAAATACCTACTGATCAGCGCTTCTGTTTCTACCTCTGGTAATAAATTATTCATCAAAAATTTAGAAGACCCTAACGGATTACTTATCCCCATGGTTGAAGACACCGATTCTGACAACTATGTTATTGACAATATAGGATCTAAACTGTATATCGTTACCAATAGAAATGCACCTAACAAGAAAATAGTTACGGTTGACGCTGCTAACCCTGAGGCAAAAAATTGGGTAGATTTTATTCCGGAAACGGAGAACGTACTAAGTCCAAATACTGGTGGCGGTTACTTTTTTACCGAATATATGGTAGATGCCATTTCTAAGGTAATTCAATATGATTATGATGGTAAACTTATTCGTGAAGTAGAGTTACCTGGTATAGGATCCGTTGGTGGATTTGGTGGTGATAAAGAAGATAAAGAACTGTACTTCTCTTTTACAAATTACAACACACCCAGTTCTACCTATAAATACGATCCCACAACCGGTGAATATGAATTGTACTGGAAACCTGAGATAGATTTCAATCCTAATAACTATACTTCAGAACAGGTATTTTATGCTTCTAAAGATGGTACTAAAGTTCCCATGATCATTACCTATAAAAAGGGTACGGAATTAAACGGTAAAAATCCAACCATTCTATACGCCTACGGCGGATTCAATGTAAGCTTGACCCCGTCTTTCAGTATCGGTAATGCCGTTTGGATGGAGCAAGGCGGAATTTACGCTGTACCAAATCTTCGTGGTGGTGGTGAATATGGCAAAAAATGGCATGATGCAGGTATTAAAACTAAAAAGCAAAATGTTTTCGATGACTTTATTGCCGCTGCAGAATACCTTGTTGAAAACAAATACACTTCAAAAGAATACTTAGCTATTCGCGGAGGTTCTAATGGCGGATTGTTAGTTGGTGCCACAATGACGCAAAGACCAGATTTAATGCAAGTAGCCTTACCGGCAGTAGGTGTAATGGATATGTTGCGCTACCATACATTTACGGCTGGTGCCGGATGGGCTTATGATTACGGTACCGCAGAAGACGATGATGAAATGTTTCAGTACTTGAAAGGATATTCACCTGTACATAATGTAAAAGCAGGTACGGCTTACCCTGCAACGTTGGTTACAACTGGCGACCATGACGATCGAGTAGTACCTGCACATAGCTTTAAGTTTGCGGCAGAACTTCAAGAAAAACAAGTAGGTACAAACCCCACTTTAATACGTATTGAAACAAATGCCGGTCATGGGGCGGGTACACCTGTAAGTAAAACTATAGAGCAATATGCAGATATTTTTGGCTTTACACTTTACAATATGGGCTATACCGAGCTACCTAACAAAAGTGTTTTAAAAGAATTTAAGGAGTAA